Part of the Xiphophorus couchianus chromosome 2, X_couchianus-1.0, whole genome shotgun sequence genome, TCTTGGAAACAGATATGTCTAGGTTTTAGGATTGCAAGTCTTATATTATAACCAAAATTtgatatttcttcttttattttttaagttgttttaaatccagtaatctaatttctttcaatatttgAGACCATATTTAGTGTGTGACCTAAATTATAGTCCAATTAATAAgcaaagtagaaataaaatatttaacatattatataaaattttatataatattggCATTAGCgtcataaattacattttcagggTTTTGTAGCTTAAAGCCAAATCAAGTTAAGAgtgaaaatacagtaaaataaacagaatatgAACACTTCTGTTGCATTTTGCTCTTTGTAGCTACTTCATTGTAATTTTAGTAGACTAAAATAACTCAAATCAAAGACTACTAAAGAATTGTGATAAAAGTCAGATCAAATCAGGTTAGACCTATTATGCTAAATTCACattctgcttctaaaaacagagcaagctctatatatttatttatttaattttggctgAAATGGCTCTCCATACAAGCgctgaaaaaaagatttactgaGTCGTTTTCCTGtccatgttttctgtgtctgtttCAAAAAGTAACATTCGACAGACACTgctccgttacctagcaaccccagcgaagCCCAGCTTGTTACCTAGCAGCCCAAGACGAGTTCCAGAAAATTTGTGCAGCTggtttttactgctgtatgcgctgtacaatgacTGCAatgacaagtgttttgttgttgatctaaaaatttcagatatttttttagcaattttttaattttcaaactcagaaattccattgttgtttttttttttatagaaaatgttttcattttttagcaTAAATTCAATCCGCCGTTTTTCTATCTACAGTTGCCTTCGtagtttgcagccattttcacgtctaagtgtaaacgttgagttggggggcatggtcagcagcagcttatttggatttaaagtgacaggaccCCCTAAAATAGCTCATCATGAACGTAGCTCAAACTAGACTGAGCTGAGCAGACTGAGATCTCATTACTGAAGGATgactttgtgaaaaaaaatgtaatgaacaagttttgttttgtctatcCCAATCTCTTGTAAGAAGCATATTAGGTCACCTTTAAGCTACAAAGGTGCTGTGCAgctgctagctagctaactagtTTTGTTTCTGGCAGTCAGCATGTGAGTGAGAGTGTGGGGGCGGCTGGCTGGTGTTTGGATATCAGCAGCCAGGCACTCTTCCTCCCCTGCTTCCTCTGCACCCTGGCATGCCTCAGATATGAATGTCTGTCCCAGTAATGTCAGCATGAAGACGGATTCCCGCCCTGAGCTACAGCAGATTATCCTGTCCTGCGGCTGAgctgtgtgttgtgtttgctctgactttctgctgctgttttggtCACGCTGGCTGTCTGTCTCTCCTCAGGACTGTCTGAGCCGCCTTGCTACCCTCTCAGTCCTcgtattgttgtttttggtacGTAGCTGtctgtgcatgtttgtgttgcaccaggcttttgcatatttgtattCACAtttatgttgcatgttttttcttaacttttttccACTCTGAGCACCATAAAAAATTATCCAAAAGGTAGACTTATGATGTTAGACAGTAAGTAAGAGCAATAAATTATGATGGCGTATTAGGGACTTTGGAGattgaaaaaaaggaaatttctgccaaaagtTTTAGAATTAACTTCAGAaccttttgagaaaaaaaacatagaaatgttAAAGTTTGGAAAGTCAAAAGTTTGCTAGAAACTTTTAGCAtctcagaatttatttattttttagaaaaaataagatgttttattttattttctaaaaacaaaaatatactagaaaaaaatcagaaaatttgagattaatttcagaatttctagggaaaactgtaaatttctgagtttgaaaagttgaaaatttcctagaagaaaatgagaaattttgagattaaaccAGAAATTTTtgtgaacaaatatttttgactttttgaaactcagaaatttcaaaattttgtcGGGGGGGgggattaatctcaaaattagaTTTCTTCTCCTAGAAGTTAACATTTGGATGCCCGCCTCCTTCCTTCCAGATGCCCTTCTTGCAGATTTGGAGAACACCAGCTCTCCTCTTCCTCGGTGTCCCGTcttgctgacctctgaccctccaCAGAATTCCAATGCCAACTCCCACGACTCGGCGCAGGCTCGACCGCCGCCGCCCGCCTACACGCCGCAGCAGGTTGGCACTGagagatttattttcatgtcaTATTGTGTAATTTCCTTACCTTTGCTAATCATCTGTTTTGTCTCTCAGACTGTTTCTGCAGCAATGAAGTCTTCAACCAACTCCAACCCGGACAAATTATACAGGTCGGTCCGGTCTGCAGTGGAGAAGAATCTCACCTCTGATCATAATTCAACACAGCACACGGCAATAACACTGGGGATCCAGGACGGATGCATTTTGACCAAGAAAAAATTTGGGCTGAATCGCATTAATCGTGATTCAGttatcgattattgaaataattaatttagtaattgattaactgctaactggagcatacagataaaaaaaagtcaatttactGAAAGAATAATTCACTGACAGCAGTAATGTCATACCTCCTCTGCCCTGCAGCACCGTGTGCAAACCGCGCTCTCCGCGCTCAGCAGACCCTGCGCCTGCCTTCTCCTCCTCGCTGCTGGGCGGCGGTCTGAATGAGCTGGATCATCTGCTGCAGGAGCTCAACGCCACCCAGTTTAACATCACAGGTCTGTGAGTGCATTTCCATGGGTTTACCTCAAGTTTCAGCTGTTCAGATATAGACCCCTTGCAAGTTATTGTTTAAGTCTGGAAATTTATGCATGCGCACAACGCCGGAGGGCAAAAAGGCGATTCTTTTACTTGCCATCCAACTCTacgctgctgcagcagaacaatcCCATTAACAAAATTAAACCTAGAGAATCATTCATTTAGTGCAGTGCGCTACAGCAAATACAAGAATAACGCAGAAAAACCATTAGAGAATAACTCAAAACcgctttttttctcactttctgtgTCGGCTTTGCTACACACAAacttgttgtcatagcaactgacaacaacgccactttatgtttcaggattcaacaccaaaaaacactcaaacattttccacacaaagaacagaacattcagtttgcgatagttttatatttttagatgtttaagtcgcctttttctttattttgtaactgaacCAAAGCACATCGAATTCcacatcacatctacatgttaagattgtcatagtcaagctagcataactaagctatttccttcttttttcttaattaaactttttcctgaccgtGTTATCTAGTTGTAGTGTTGACAGTTAGTAACAAAGCActgcattcatttttcttttatatatcaggcatacatttaagatttagcacCTTATACTGACAATTTAGCAGCTAAAACCAAAGGTAGTCATCGTCAGCCTGCAGCAGAGAGATGGCGGTGGGATCTAGAGCACGTGACATTACTGTGCAACGGGTCTATACTTTAACTTGAGGGTGTAATTTTGTGTGCAGATGAGATCTTGGCCCAGTTTCCTGCTTCTAAGAAAGATGAGAGGGACAAGATCAAGGATAAGACCTCAACCTCCTCCAGGTCTCATTTAATGAGTATATATTAATTGTTTTGAAATTTGTGCCATGAGCATCAAACCAGGGTACCTACAAGTTTCAGTAAGTCAgatttacaactttttaaaaccttttcaaataGAAATGCATCTATCCACTTTTTTCCAGTATCAGTCTATTCGATCCAATATAGAAAGACAGTAACAAAATTACTTAgaaggttccttttttaaaacacacaaacaaaaatgtgctgaattacaaattaatttgataaatCTGCATAAGCACAACACATTTAATACGCAAATAACTTCacaaactttaactttagtgtcacattaaaatgttgtttatatgTGATAAAATATATGCCTGCATAAACATTTTAGAAGCCTGTAGTATAAATGTGTCTTTATGAAACTAAAATTTGAAATACTAAATTTAActcaaatttaaactttttataatTTGAGATTTAAACTAAGTTTTGAGTCCATTatgatagaaaaacatttaaatttgttcccaacctgtattttttttctccagccaGATAAATTTCTGCTTCATAATTTGGAAGTTTTGATTTGGAGAAAAACATTCCAACAGTTTTGTTTACGTTGAGTTTTAACCAATCCGATTCATTAGCCACAGACTGTGTAAGCTCATTGGCTTGAATCATTTGTCTTAGGGTATAAATGACAGTATCATCTGCGtacatttgaataaatacattAGGATGAACTGAATGGAGGCCATTTATGTATAGAGAAAATACCATCAGTCCCTGAATGGAGCCTGGGAGAACACCGGGTGATAATGGAAGAGAAGGTGAAAGGTAATCTGGTAATAATATGTataatatttaatgatttaaagtGTCAAAAGCTTTTTTCAAATCAAGAAACACAGACGCAACACCACCATCCTCATCCAATAAATCTTTTACGTTTTCTAAGCTCTATTTTCAAAATTGGAAAGATAAGAATACATGTAATCcatgtaaaacaaatgtaaatttttttttaaacgcacATAGACCCAGTCAGAACTTTAATAAGATGTTTTATATTcctgtaaaaataatgtaatgcaGGCAGTTTTTAATACTTATTTCCTTCTGAAGtactataatttaaaaaaaatattcaaggtgCTACCAACTGGCCACCATGCGGCCCGGTGCTGGggaacaaaaatgattttagatCACAGTCCTTGTTACAAATCAGAAGCATCCAAACAGTTTCCATTAGGCctgttgcagatttttttaagagTAGGAATAtgtttctgccaaaaaaactcaaatttcaaGATTAATTTaagcaattttcaagtaaaaacaaggaaatttctgagctacaaaaatcaaacatttgctagaaaaaaaacacattttgagattaatctataaaattttctagaaaaacaagaaaatttgaGTCAAACCTTTTGTATTGTAAATATCTCGagttccaaaagtcaaaaatttgctagacaAACATCCACTTCACTTCTAAATTCTGTTTGATGTTTGAATTTCACCTGCAGAAGCTGCATATAGAGAATCCGTAATCCTCAGGCTCTTCTTCTAGATCCGACCTAACTTGAcgatttgtctttttgttccAGCTCTTCTAAGCCTTCAGCGACTTCAGCCACCATGGAGTTGGACAAACTGATGGCTTCACTGTCTGACTTCAGAGTCCAGACGACGGTAAGTTACAGACTTCAGGGAACATAAAGGAaattagaaaactaaaacagtttttagcTGAAACAGTCGATCGATAGCTGGTAGATATTCCTTTTTAGATGAGGTAGGAActtatttgcatcattttaaaactgttttggatCCAGCTGTGGGATATAAACAAAGCCCAGATGTTTACAGGAAGATTCCTGCACTTTTCCAAACATCCGTGGTTTTCAGAGGATGAAGGTTAAGGATCTGTTTTAGAGTGTCTCCTTCAATctgaggtcagagttcagcttCACAGACCAGACTTAAGGGTGAATTCACACCAGCTTTATTTCatttgctttaatcaaactgtagtttgtttgtctagaagtctggtttgtttggggataTCTGAATGCataatcaaagaaaaaattaaCTCTAGTGCGGTTTGAATACGCATGTGAACGCCAtgcggaccggagaccgctccaaaagcaggaaatggactacagcgcagggcattcttgGTAAATATAACTAAAACAAACGTGTGAGTCTAGcgctagcaaaaaaaaagactcgTTATCTTTAGCCAAAGAGAAGAAGGAAATCCTACaatcgctaaaatctgacgctactccatttttgtttacattttgggaAGAAGGAAGTTACGTTCAGTGTCTTGtactgaggtttttgtgtcattccCTTCAGTCTTTTTTGGCACagtgccaccacaggtgaggaggggaataggttttttcaaagagtttggatTGTTAGACACAGCGTGAAAgcgaaccgcagcagctgaaaatgtaagacTGTCACCCTTAAAGACGACTGTTCTTTGCCTTCTACCAGCCAACTCCGCCTGTCAGCCAAGTGGTCACCGCACCGCAGCGGCCCGCCACCCCGCCGCAGCAGTCCGCCGCTCCAGCCCAGCCCACACCTGGAGGCTCACTGGACAGCATGCTGGGACTCCTCCAATCAGACCTGAGCCGACAAGGAGTTCAGACGTCCTCCAAGGGAAACTGCTCAGCCTGCCAAAAACCAGTCGTAGGACAGGTGAGCGACTTTACTGACCTTTCACGTTGCCATGTGAACCACCAGtagggatgcaaacaattaatcagcTTATGATTAAATGTCAAtaaatggtttattagattaaaatgagttccAATCAATAAATGACATCTGTTAAAGTTTCTGTTAGTGTTGTAGCTTGGctgccatccagcagagggcaccGCTGGTCGTGTTTAATCGCAGCCAGTTGATACAAGATGGCGGCTAAACcagaacaggaaagagaaacggTCCAAACAGTGTCTAGTGTAGGGTGAAAAATTCACTCTGTGGTtctgctttcaaataaaaactcaacaagGCCCTTAAGTTTCTCCTtaatagtgattttttttcagccGCACTGCATGACGGAGCAACAACTTCAAAAATTACTGACATGCTTTGAAGCGAGGATGGGATGACAGATGATCAGGGCcattttagatataaaaaaaggggtaatttttcacaaaaaaaatcagaaatttcctagatttttttatttatttctgtgtttcaaaagggtttttgtagaaaatttctgagattaatctctatATTTCTGAGGggttttttggcaaaaaattactATTCCTTTACATCTACAATGGCTCACAAAACTccggtttttaagaaaatgttaatcagctaatcaattaatcagttaatcaattaatcagctTTACTTTAAACTCGTTAATAGATGACCTTCACTCTTACCAGCAGCAGTAAAGCCGACTGTCCGTGTGCAACAGGTGGTGACGGCGCTCGGGAAGGTGTGGCACCCGGAGCACTTCGTGTGCACACAGTGCGAGATGGAGCTGGGCAGTCGCAACTTCTTCGAGAAGGACGGGCGGCCATATTGCGAGTCGGACTACTTCACGCTCTTCTCCCCGCACTGCGCTAACTGCAGCAAACCCATACTGAACGTGAGACATAgaaccacattttttaaaatacagatctATAACGGTTAGCTACAGCTGTTTCCCTCAcctttgtttctctgtgtgtttagaAAATGGTCACTGCTCTGGACAAGAACTGGCATCCAGAGTGTTTCTGCTGCGTCAAGTGCAGCCGCACGTTTGGAGATGAAGGTAATCGGAGAATGAAGCGACatgaagcaagaaaaaaacttattagaaagagtttaaaagaaaatctaaaacatttctgaggttttttagCTAAATTTCAGACTCTGTGGACTAAAAGAATCAAAAATAGACCGCCTGTTAATGTGGATTTTGCATTACACACCAGACTCTGTCTGGACCGTTTGTCTTTCCTATTTTGGAATGGCCGCCATCTTTAATTCTGAAACGACTTTCGTTAAGGAAGACCGGTGGCGCcttctgctggatggcggccaaagtGCAACACTGAAAGAAGGTGTAAGCGGATATTATTAATCTATTTGAATCAGTATTACTATagtcaaggtttcccccagaaagcTAGCTAAACCCGGTGGTTGGGcactagggcagtcattcatccagcagcccgtcatgtttttgagttacaAAATGGTtaaattgacaggaaatttgaaaatatcacctgacaattatgtgttattgaaatatCGGAAGATTAAtgcctgaacaccaactataaagtctttaaaaatgcaaatattttaaaaagtcttaaataaataagcaatgcttagcctggtgggagcacaagtaaagcctggtggcccgccaggcttataatacacagGAGGAAACCTTTGATAGTTAATTAAGACTAACCATGCAGCAAAATCTGAAAgttagaaaacagttttaactgaaataaataaaaattgtaatttatggGGAAAAACTGTAACCAACTGGAActttataaaactaactaaaatatactgaaattataACATAacatcctttgtttttgtgtttatgaagctatttgttaaataaaacctgGACTGGTTTTAAATCCATGTAGGGGTTATAATATTTCTGAAGACTACAGGAGGTTACTTTTGCAAACaggcaaacacaaaacatgtaaataaacatttagaatgATTATCTCACTTTTATTCCCCATTcttttagcataaatgctaCCTCATACCTTCTGATTTTGTTAGCTGCGCTATGCTAGCTTGAGGAGCAAAGTAGCTTGATCAATTTGACTGACAtccaaatatttcagtaaattttaaacttatatattattattattattgaaatatagtttagattttctgataaaaataatCATGCGCCCCCTGATGGCCTTCTTTTGAAAACAGTGGACTACAGCATACTTTTAGctttaataagaaataaataagtaaattgtgttaacatttttgttacaaTGCAAGGTGATTTAAAAAGGGTGCACTGTTTTTCTCAGGTGTActtaacctttttttctttttcgggTGGCGTTGTTGTAATTCTGTGGTTTCCTCCTGCAGGTTTCCATGACCGTGACGGCCAGCAGTACTGTCAGCAGTGCTTCCTGACTCTGTTTGCCTCCCGCTGTCAGGGCTGCAGCGAGCCGATTCTGGAAAACTACATCTCAGCTCTGAACTCTCTGTGGCATCCGCAGTGCTTCGTGTGTCGGGtgagtttttgtcatttaatcaGCAGTGGACCACCAATAAAAACCCTAAATATGACCTGaaataatgaatgaaacaatctaaaacaacaacaagcttTTAGTTTGGACCaatccaatttattttcttatttaaactCTTTTAATTGTCAATAACAATTAAGTTattgatttgtctttttgtgtttttttgctcttttcacCAAATCAGTTGATTGATTTTCaaagaatgtatttaaaatttgcactaaaaatctgcaaaatgtccTGAAAATTGTTCAATAATTCCCTTCAAGCCAGTGTGTTATCTTTAAACTGCATAACTTTATTAACACTTCAACCAGTTAAAGTTAAGATgcactaattttattttttggagattattatgattttaattaGTTATTGAGTTGTGAGGTGATTTTTGTAGAATTATTCATAAACAGACCGATAAACACGGAGCAGCCATGAATACACatgaaaaatcagaaatatttgtgtttaaatctaATCCAAAATACTAAAATTCTAACtctaagaaatatttttttatttcacttataacatagTAATAATATCTTGCTATGCGTAAAATAATGCTagtagaacattttcatcaatattaaggaatttttatttttaaaccctCCTGATTACTAAGTTACATTCCGTGTTAACtttgccgttacctagcaaccccagtgagGCCCAGcgggttacctagcaaccaaaccAACTGTAATCTATTTATATATTGTTTGTACAGCTTTTGCTTGAATGCTACTCTTTTTTTGAGTGTGTATACATGGGGTTTTCattataagttagttttatttttttgtgactttttatttgtctaattcagttagttttaattagtttttaagagtgtgtttttatttgtttaaaatttagtttttattagttgtagtAGTACTTTTAGTTCTTTCagactttggttaatttttaggcgcagaattcaaaaacatggaaagtattgtgattatgtttacATCGATTGGTTAATcaatactcaacagaagattacattttcaaaacattttttcaattgTTGTTGAACCCTGATGTTCCCAATTTTTGCCGTCGCCATTTTGCGCACGAGCAAAAGGAGGAAGATAGAGTGCTGTAATTTCCCGACATCTGACGTAAACTGCTTGTTTGGGGAAAAACAATCAACTTCACATCAGTTCGAAAGGCTGATAAATACATtcataacacaaaaacaaaggatattGCATCTGTAATTTTAGTatgttttagttaattttataaATAGACAATATACTGTAGCTACAGTTAGTTACTGTATATGTTTCAGTTCCAGTTAGTTAGAGTTTTCCCCCAtaataattatttcagttaacgaaaatgttttctcaatttcagtttttgttatttctgtagttttagttatttataaTAACTTTGCTGTATTTTCCGGTTATCGATTATTTGATTGCTAAATtagattaatcacgattaatcgtctCCGCTCTGCCTGCCTCCAGGAGTGCTACAGCCCCTTCGTCAATGGCAGCTTCTTCGAGCACGAGGGCAAGCCGCTGTGCGAGGCCCACTACCACCAGTCCCGCGGCAGCATGTGCCAGGCCTGCC contains:
- the LOC114156950 gene encoding transforming growth factor beta-1-induced transcript 1 protein isoform X3 codes for the protein MKSSTNSNPDKLYSTVCKPRSPRSADPAPAFSSSLLGGGLNELDHLLQELNATQFNITDEILAQFPASKKDERDKIKDKTSTSSSSSKPSATSATMELDKLMASLSDFRVQTTPTPPVSQVVTAPQRPATPPQQSAAPAQPTPGGSLDSMLGLLQSDLSRQGVQTSSKGNCSACQKPVVGQVVTALGKVWHPEHFVCTQCEMELGSRNFFEKDGRPYCESDYFTLFSPHCANCSKPILNKMVTALDKNWHPECFCCVKCSRTFGDEGFHDRDGQQYCQQCFLTLFASRCQGCSEPILENYISALNSLWHPQCFVCRECYSPFVNGSFFEHEGKPLCEAHYHQSRGSMCQACQQPILGRCVTAMGAKFHPHHLVCQFCMKPLSKGCFKEQENKPYCHPCFIKLFG
- the LOC114156950 gene encoding transforming growth factor beta-1-induced transcript 1 protein isoform X2; the encoded protein is MEDLDALLADLENTSSPLPRCPVLLTSDPPQNSNANSHDSAQARPPPPAYTPQQTVSAAMKSSTNSNPDKLYSTVCKPRSPRSADPAPAFSSSLLGGGLNELDHLLQELNATQFNITDEILAQFPASKKDERDKIKDKTSTSSSSSKPSATSATMELDKLMASLSDFRVQTTPTPPVSQVVTAPQRPATPPQQSAAPAQPTPGGSLDSMLGLLQSDLSRQGVQTSSKGNCSACQKPVVGQVVTALGKVWHPEHFVCTQCEMELGSRNFFEKDGRPYCESDYFTLFSPHCANCSKPILNKMVTALDKNWHPECFCCVKCSRTFGDEGFHDRDGQQYCQQCFLTLFASRCQGCSEPILENYISALNSLWHPQCFVCRECYSPFVNGSFFEHEGKPLCEAHYHQSRGSMCQACQQPILGRCVTAMGAKFHPHHLVCQFCMKPLSKGCFKEQENKPYCHPCFIKLFG
- the LOC114156950 gene encoding transforming growth factor beta-1-induced transcript 1 protein isoform X1 produces the protein MEDLGLSEPPCYPLSPRIVVFDALLADLENTSSPLPRCPVLLTSDPPQNSNANSHDSAQARPPPPAYTPQQTVSAAMKSSTNSNPDKLYSTVCKPRSPRSADPAPAFSSSLLGGGLNELDHLLQELNATQFNITDEILAQFPASKKDERDKIKDKTSTSSSSSKPSATSATMELDKLMASLSDFRVQTTPTPPVSQVVTAPQRPATPPQQSAAPAQPTPGGSLDSMLGLLQSDLSRQGVQTSSKGNCSACQKPVVGQVVTALGKVWHPEHFVCTQCEMELGSRNFFEKDGRPYCESDYFTLFSPHCANCSKPILNKMVTALDKNWHPECFCCVKCSRTFGDEGFHDRDGQQYCQQCFLTLFASRCQGCSEPILENYISALNSLWHPQCFVCRECYSPFVNGSFFEHEGKPLCEAHYHQSRGSMCQACQQPILGRCVTAMGAKFHPHHLVCQFCMKPLSKGCFKEQENKPYCHPCFIKLFG